Genomic DNA from Natrinema saccharevitans:
CCCGCTGCGAGGACTACTTTATAAAGAACGCCATCAATTCGAGAAGGCGCTACCCGGTCCCAACTGAAACGATACAGTGCGATGACGAGCCGACAGACACATACCCAACAGAATAGCGCTGACCAATCTCAGGAAACAGACCTCGCAATTGACGCGCAGAACGTCACTGTCACTTACGAAGACGGAACCGAGGCAGTTCGTGGCGTCTCCTTACGCATCGAGAAGGGCGAGTTCTTTGGCTTCCTCGGCCCGAATGGGGCCGGAAAGACGACCACTATCAAATCGCTCGTCACACTCCTGCATCCAACGGAGGGGTCGGTACGAATCAATGGCTATGACACCGCGACGGAGCCGGAGAAGGTCCGGCGATCTATCGGGTATATGGCCCAGGAAACGAGTATCGACAGAGAGTTGACGCCGCGAGAAAACCTCCAGTTGGCCTGTAAATTGTACGGCGTCCCGGGAGACCAGCGCGAGGACCGCATCGAGGCACTGCTTGATCTCGTTGATCTGCAGGACGTCGCTGACACCCGGTCGGAGAAGTTCTCCGGCGGGATGAAAAAGCGATTAGATGCCGCGAGTGTCTTGGTGCATCGCCCGCCGGTGGTCTTTCTCGACGAGCCGACGACTGGACTCGATCCAGAAGCACGATTGCGCCTCTGGGACTACTTCGAACGGATCAACGAGCAAGGAACGACAGTGTTTCTGACGACGCAGTACCTAGAAGAAGCCGACCAACTGTGTGACCGACTCTCCCTACTCCAGGATGGACAGATTATCGCAACCGGCTCGCCGGACACACTCAAGTCCGAATTTGGAACAGACGTCTTCGAGATAACGCTCGATAACCCGGTCGAAGACCAAATCGAGCGCGCCGTGCAGGCCGTTCGTCGTATCGAAACACTCGACGAGCCGACGATACGAACGACCGAGAACGGATTCACCGTCAGGTCGGCACGCGCCCGCGAGGTTGTGAGTGATCTTTTTGCCGCCCTCGACGACACAGGCGTTTCGGTCAGCGACTTCGACATTCGCTCGCCCACGCTCGACGATGTCTTCCTCGCACTGACGGACAGCTCGTCCGACACCGCTGGTAGGGCAGACACAGGTATGGCGTCGCTCTCCGCTCAGGAGGTGTCGACATGAGCAGTCACTCGACCGACAAAGGCCCCGCCGTGAACGACACCGCACAGGAAGCCGCAGGCAACAGCGCAACAGCTGACACTCGCATCAGTTTCAAGCGGTGGCTGGTCAAGAACTTGCGCAACCCCTACGTCATCTTTACGTCGCTAGTGCAACCGATCATCTTCTTCGTCCTGTTCGTCGAGGTATTCGGCGCAATCGCCGGTAGCGCGCTCTCGGAGGCACTTGGCCCCGACATCAGCTACGTCACGTACCTGTCTCCAGCTATCATCATTATGTCCACACTCTCGTCGGCAGCCACCTCCGGCATCGGACTCGTCGACGATATGGAGGAGGGAATGTTCGAGAAGATGCTCGTCTCGCCGATGAACCGGTCGGCCATGTTCTTCGGCAAAGTCCTGTCCGAGGTAGCCCGAATCGTCGTCCAGACGGTGATCATTCTCCTCCTTGGGTACCTACTATTGATTCTCAAAAACGGCGCAGCGTTCGATCAGTACCTCCGTACGGGCGTCGCTGGTATCGTTGGCGTCGTGCTCGTCACGGTGATCTTTGGCGGCGCGTTCATGGCGTACTCGAACATCGTTGCCCTGGTTACCCGCGATCAGGAAGCGACGATCATGTTCGCGAACCTGCTCACGTTCCCGCTGGTATTCATTTCGAGTGCCTTCCTCCCCCTCAGCGTACTTCCGGGATGGATCAGGACTGTCGCCGTGTTCAACCCCATCACGTACGGTGTCGACGGCGTCCGTGCTATCATGCTGGGACAGGACGTGATGACGGTCTTCGAAGTGACGGCATTCGGTGGAATCTGGAACACAGTCGTGCCCGCAGTAATCATTCTCGTTGGATTCAATGTTCTATTGGGTTCGGTTGCAATCCGTCTATTACGTCGCGCTGCCAGAAGCAAAGTACAGTAGTTCAAGACACCATCCAATTATTGGGAATTCGATCTAACGGGTCCACTAAACGAAACTACGAGAGATCACAGCATATGCATTGAGACAACCGGTCTCAACTTCTGATTCCGGTTGTAAGTTGTACAGTTTCGGAGGATAGGCTAAATTTGGGCCAAATTAGCGTCGGCCCGTCGTTAGATGCATCAATAAGATACCGATTCGAACCTTTTTAGCCGTAATTGTCGGGCAGGTGTGAGAAGTCATACGAATTCTGTCGCTGTCGAACAGCGTTGCTACTCCCGGGCGGCGGACTCGGAGGGTGTAGCTGGTTAATCGGGCGGGATCAATGCCGAGGCAACAAGCTCAACACACTCGCCCGCTGTCAGTATAGGCGCGTAGTCCATCCCGCCGTCGACGCCCGTTTTCAGCAGGAAGTCAGTCAGCCGCCAAATATTGTACAACACCGCGAACACGAAATAGAACAATCGTACACGGTAATATTTCAAAGATATCTTCGCTAGAAAACCATTCTTGATGCTCTTGTACTTATTTTCGATCTGCCAACGGCAGCTATAACGCCGACAGAATCCCTCAGCCTCGTCCGGCCCGGCTCTGAGATTCGTCGCGAACACAGGTGTTCCATCGCCGTTCGTTGAGGGCACGTACAGAATTTGCATCGGGTGGTTCTCCGACTCAACGTGTACAGGAGCAGA
This window encodes:
- a CDS encoding ABC transporter ATP-binding protein: MTSRQTHTQQNSADQSQETDLAIDAQNVTVTYEDGTEAVRGVSLRIEKGEFFGFLGPNGAGKTTTIKSLVTLLHPTEGSVRINGYDTATEPEKVRRSIGYMAQETSIDRELTPRENLQLACKLYGVPGDQREDRIEALLDLVDLQDVADTRSEKFSGGMKKRLDAASVLVHRPPVVFLDEPTTGLDPEARLRLWDYFERINEQGTTVFLTTQYLEEADQLCDRLSLLQDGQIIATGSPDTLKSEFGTDVFEITLDNPVEDQIERAVQAVRRIETLDEPTIRTTENGFTVRSARAREVVSDLFAALDDTGVSVSDFDIRSPTLDDVFLALTDSSSDTAGRADTGMASLSAQEVST
- a CDS encoding ABC transporter permease produces the protein MSSHSTDKGPAVNDTAQEAAGNSATADTRISFKRWLVKNLRNPYVIFTSLVQPIIFFVLFVEVFGAIAGSALSEALGPDISYVTYLSPAIIIMSTLSSAATSGIGLVDDMEEGMFEKMLVSPMNRSAMFFGKVLSEVARIVVQTVIILLLGYLLLILKNGAAFDQYLRTGVAGIVGVVLVTVIFGGAFMAYSNIVALVTRDQEATIMFANLLTFPLVFISSAFLPLSVLPGWIRTVAVFNPITYGVDGVRAIMLGQDVMTVFEVTAFGGIWNTVVPAVIILVGFNVLLGSVAIRLLRRAARSKVQ